A single Streptomyces sp. Edi2 DNA region contains:
- a CDS encoding DUF2637 domain-containing protein, translated as MAAPLKLTRTHRILIGVVIAGAVVIAGIGFAGSYAAVRELALKKGFGTFAYFFPLGIDAGICVLLALDLLLTWIRMPFPLLRQAAWLLTVATVAFNAAAASDPLGMGMHAVIPVLFVVTVEAARHAVGRIADITADKHMEGVRLTRWLLAPVPTFLLWRRMKLWELRSYDAVIKLEQERLVYQARLRSRFGRSWRRKAPVESLMPLRLARFGVPLAETAPAGLAAAGIEPQLLPAPRQSVTPAVEPKAQEPAGPQTPAEPQAPAVAHDPAGAEGLPNQWFAAPQQVAYQGGYDPAFVPEQQPQLPYDEHQQPPAHQQAQVPPPRTPEPDPQVPVPNGAGGTRPLGMGTPEAPPQPAPAQAPAPAATPTDEDLYQVFRHSIEGEGMPTPGAFAANLDAQYGIRLQSRELNRYMDQFSDRLNAEMMDEHIA; from the coding sequence GTGGCCGCGCCACTGAAGCTGACACGCACACACCGGATACTCATCGGAGTGGTCATCGCCGGCGCGGTGGTGATCGCCGGCATCGGCTTCGCCGGCTCCTACGCGGCCGTGCGTGAACTGGCCCTCAAGAAGGGCTTCGGCACCTTCGCCTACTTCTTCCCCCTCGGCATCGACGCGGGTATCTGCGTTCTGCTCGCGCTGGATCTGCTGCTGACCTGGATCCGCATGCCGTTCCCGCTGCTGCGGCAGGCGGCGTGGCTGCTGACGGTCGCCACGGTGGCGTTCAATGCCGCGGCGGCGTCCGACCCCCTGGGCATGGGCATGCATGCCGTCATCCCGGTGCTGTTCGTCGTCACCGTCGAGGCCGCCCGGCACGCCGTCGGCCGGATCGCCGACATCACGGCGGACAAGCACATGGAGGGTGTGCGCCTCACGCGCTGGCTGCTGGCACCCGTCCCGACGTTCCTGCTGTGGCGGCGGATGAAGCTGTGGGAGCTGCGGTCGTACGACGCGGTGATCAAGCTGGAGCAGGAACGGCTCGTGTACCAGGCACGCCTGCGGTCGCGGTTCGGGCGGAGCTGGCGCCGTAAGGCTCCCGTGGAGTCCCTGATGCCACTGCGGCTCGCCCGGTTCGGGGTGCCGCTGGCGGAGACCGCTCCCGCGGGGCTCGCCGCCGCGGGCATCGAACCGCAGCTGCTCCCGGCACCCCGGCAGTCCGTGACACCCGCCGTGGAGCCGAAGGCCCAGGAACCGGCCGGGCCCCAGACGCCGGCCGAGCCCCAGGCGCCGGCCGTGGCCCACGATCCGGCCGGGGCCGAGGGCCTGCCGAACCAATGGTTCGCGGCGCCGCAGCAGGTGGCCTACCAGGGCGGCTACGACCCGGCGTTCGTCCCGGAGCAGCAGCCCCAGCTCCCGTACGACGAGCACCAGCAGCCCCCGGCGCACCAGCAGGCCCAGGTACCGCCGCCGCGCACGCCGGAGCCCGACCCGCAGGTCCCGGTGCCGAACGGCGCAGGCGGAACCCGCCCGCTCGGCATGGGCACCCCGGAGGCACCCCCGCAGCCCGCTCCGGCACAGGCACCGGCACCGGCCGCAACCCCGACCGACGAGGACCTTTACCAGGTGTTCCGCCACTCGATAGAGGGCGAAGGCATGCCCACCCCGGGCGCCTTCGCGGCCAACCTGGACGCCCAGTACGGAATCCGCCTGCAGTCACGGGAACTGAACCGCTACATGGACCAGTTCAGCGACCGCCTCAACGCGGAAATGATGGACGAGCACATCGCGTGA
- a CDS encoding RtcB family protein, which translates to MSYVEVPGAQVPIRMWADPATVEGVAMQQLRNVATLPWIKGLAVMPDVHYGKGATVGSVIAMHGAVCPAAVGVDIGCGMSAVKTSLTAEDLPGDLSRLRSKIEQAIPVGRGMHEDPVDPGRLHGYPTAGWGDFWSRFDGVADAVKFRQERATKQMGSLGSGNHFIEFCLDDTGAVWLMLHSGSRNIGKELAEFHMGQAQKLPHNQGLVDRDLAVFIADTPPMAAYRNDLFWAQEYAKHNRAVMMALFQDVVRKEFKKAKPTFEPVISCHHNYVAEERYDGMDLLVTRKGAIRAGSGEYGIIPGSMGTGSYIVRGLGNAASFNSASHGAGRKMSRNAAKKRFSTQDLEDQTRGVECRKDSGVVDEIPGAYKPIERVIDQQRDLVEVVAKLKQVVCVKG; encoded by the coding sequence ATGTCGTACGTCGAGGTGCCCGGTGCTCAGGTACCCATCCGGATGTGGGCGGATCCGGCCACGGTCGAGGGCGTCGCGATGCAGCAGCTGCGCAATGTCGCCACCCTGCCGTGGATCAAGGGTCTGGCCGTGATGCCGGATGTCCATTACGGCAAGGGCGCCACCGTCGGCTCGGTGATCGCCATGCACGGCGCGGTCTGCCCGGCGGCGGTCGGTGTGGACATCGGCTGCGGGATGAGTGCGGTGAAGACCTCGCTCACCGCCGAGGACCTGCCCGGTGATCTCTCCCGGCTCCGCTCGAAGATCGAGCAGGCGATTCCGGTGGGGCGCGGGATGCACGAGGATCCGGTCGACCCCGGGCGGCTGCACGGCTACCCGACGGCGGGATGGGGAGACTTCTGGTCGCGGTTCGACGGGGTGGCCGACGCGGTCAAGTTCCGTCAGGAACGCGCCACGAAGCAGATGGGTTCGCTGGGAAGCGGCAACCACTTCATCGAGTTCTGCCTCGACGACACCGGCGCGGTGTGGCTGATGCTGCACTCCGGCTCCCGGAACATCGGCAAGGAGCTCGCCGAGTTCCACATGGGACAGGCGCAGAAGCTGCCGCACAACCAGGGCCTGGTCGACCGCGACCTCGCCGTCTTCATCGCGGACACCCCGCCGATGGCGGCGTACCGCAACGACCTGTTCTGGGCGCAGGAGTACGCCAAGCACAACCGGGCCGTGATGATGGCGCTCTTCCAGGACGTCGTCCGCAAGGAGTTCAAGAAGGCCAAGCCGACGTTCGAACCGGTGATCTCCTGCCACCACAACTATGTGGCGGAGGAGCGGTACGACGGCATGGACCTGCTGGTGACCCGTAAGGGCGCGATCCGGGCAGGCAGCGGCGAGTACGGCATCATCCCGGGCTCGATGGGCACCGGTTCGTACATCGTCAGGGGCCTTGGTAACGCCGCGTCCTTCAACTCCGCCTCCCACGGCGCCGGCCGCAAGATGAGCCGGAACGCCGCGAAGAAGCGGTTCTCCACCCAGGACCTGGAGGACCAGACGCGGGGCGTGGAGTGCCGTAAGGACTCCGGCGTCGTGGACGAGATCCCGGGTGCCTACAAGCCGATCGAGAGGGTCATCGATCAGCAGCGGGACCTGGTCGAGGTGGTCGCCAAGCTCAAGCAGGTGGTGTGTGTGAAGGGCTGA
- a CDS encoding DUF3558 family protein, translated as MHRSAKRLASLLTCAAVPVLLVAGCSGSDSDSSGDASSSASKSAAKPSPTVAPAKYKKLPNPCEVFSKDSIKKMLPKVKDASGDQGKSSDNASHGTCSWTSSDEKGVDGTQWRWLDIGLQRYDSDPGVGSGEKRATDYFTKQISEAKATKGAKKLESVQTSGTGDEATAITYDVKRDGTNFKNTTLVARASNIVVTINYNGAGLAGADAPKAADLLKQTQAAAKEAVTSATKPKA; from the coding sequence ATGCACCGTTCAGCCAAGCGCCTTGCCAGCCTCCTCACCTGCGCAGCAGTACCGGTGCTGCTCGTCGCCGGCTGCTCCGGCTCGGACAGCGACAGCTCCGGTGACGCCTCCTCCTCCGCCTCCAAGAGCGCGGCCAAGCCCTCGCCGACCGTCGCGCCCGCCAAGTACAAGAAGCTGCCGAACCCGTGCGAGGTCTTCTCCAAGGACAGCATCAAGAAGATGCTGCCCAAGGTGAAGGACGCCTCCGGGGACCAGGGCAAGTCCTCGGACAACGCCTCCCACGGCACCTGCTCCTGGACCAGCTCGGACGAGAAGGGCGTCGACGGCACCCAGTGGCGCTGGCTGGACATCGGCCTGCAGCGCTACGACTCGGACCCGGGCGTCGGCAGCGGCGAGAAGCGCGCCACGGACTACTTCACCAAGCAGATATCCGAGGCGAAGGCCACCAAGGGCGCCAAGAAGCTCGAGTCCGTCCAGACCTCCGGTACCGGCGACGAGGCCACCGCGATCACCTACGACGTGAAGCGGGACGGCACCAACTTCAAGAACACCACCCTCGTCGCCCGGGCCTCCAACATCGTCGTGACGATCAACTACAACGGCGCGGGCCTGGCGGGCGCGGACGCCCCCAAGGCCGCCGACCTGCTCAAGCAGACGCAGGCCGCCGCCAAGGAGGCGGTCACCTCCGCCACCAAGCCCAAGGCCTGA
- a CDS encoding glycosyltransferase has translation MPTISIITPVHNGGHQYIDEAYQSLREQKLPGDWEWQWCIQEDGHTGITANLIPEDPRISVESGLPARAAVARMHGLTRATGELIRNLDADDVLLPGSLERDIETLERVPWCVSACLDLHQDGSTSPGPYDPPGGPVEPDRFFHEVMENRLSVQTTTFAAHRPLVLALGGWHALTGAEGIALLLAAEAVAPGEFIAAPSTLYRKHPDQTTATAHYWNQAEAATRIEAGIQRARALRETGWTWR, from the coding sequence ATGCCAACGATCAGCATCATCACCCCCGTACACAACGGCGGTCATCAATACATTGACGAGGCTTACCAATCCCTGCGAGAGCAGAAGCTTCCAGGCGACTGGGAATGGCAATGGTGCATCCAGGAGGACGGTCACACCGGAATCACCGCCAACCTCATTCCCGAGGATCCCAGGATCTCGGTCGAATCCGGCCTACCGGCGCGCGCCGCGGTGGCGCGAATGCACGGCCTCACGCGCGCGACCGGCGAATTGATCCGGAATCTGGACGCCGACGACGTATTGCTGCCGGGATCCCTCGAACGCGACATCGAGACATTGGAACGAGTTCCGTGGTGCGTATCCGCGTGCCTTGACCTCCACCAGGACGGCAGCACATCACCGGGACCGTACGACCCTCCGGGCGGCCCGGTCGAGCCTGACAGGTTCTTCCACGAGGTGATGGAGAACCGTCTGTCCGTACAGACAACCACGTTCGCCGCACACCGTCCGCTGGTGCTCGCCCTCGGCGGTTGGCATGCACTGACCGGAGCCGAAGGGATAGCCCTGCTGCTTGCCGCGGAGGCCGTCGCACCCGGTGAGTTCATCGCAGCGCCGAGCACCCTTTACCGGAAACACCCCGACCAGACCACCGCCACGGCTCACTACTGGAACCAGGCAGAGGCAGCTACTCGAATAGAAGCGGGCATACAGCGCGCCCGGGCGTTGCGGGAGACCGGTTGGACCTGGCGGTGA